In the Hirundo rustica isolate bHirRus1 chromosome 2, bHirRus1.pri.v3, whole genome shotgun sequence genome, CCTCAGTACAACCACAACTCTAGCAAGTCTCAGGACTCTGTCAAATTGcttatttcctttcctgtgatTTTCAACATAACTACACGcatgctttaaaaaagagaCTATCTCACCTTTTTATCATCTGGTctctgtgcttttattttactgcCCTGccccattttctctctctttctatccattttctcttgtcttttATAGCCCTCGTGGTGTGGAAACTACTTCTGAAACAGAGATAGCCTGCCTGGACCTGGACTCAGAGTTCCTGGGAAGTGCTATTTTATTTACAAGATCCCTGCTTACACAATCCAGTACTGAATGCCAGAGACAGCAGTGCCAGGCCTGGTTAATTCTGAGTAAACACCCCAAACTTTATCTATTTCCTAAGCCTTTGTTCTGCTGGGGTGAGAGCATTAAGAACAAGGCACTGCAAGCTTACAGGTGGGATTTTGCTGCCTGTGTTACTCTACTAAGCATGCAAGGGGGATACCTTTTAACAGGGATACGAACGACTTTCCCAGAAGACCAGAGCATTTCCATGGAGtctgccagctggagcagaagccagctgctgcagtgtctgaggctgggcaggagcagcccaagCCTGGAGCTCCCTGCAGAAACACAGTCACTCCGGGAGCAGCTCGGGAGCAGCGAGCTGGAGTCCCAGCTGAGAGGGACCCGCCTTGGGCACCCAGCACATACTGAGCAGAGcggtgccagggctgcctgtggcagggagtGCACCCTACAAAAGGAGGTGCAGGGCAGCATCTCACCAGGgcatttccctccttcctccactCACCTTGTGCTTCTGGTACCTATGCAATTGCTTTTGGGGAAATTTCTGATGAGCAACTATTTCACTCCCAGTGCAATTAAGCAGGAATTGATAAAGGAAAAGCCATTATCAGGAGACCGCAGGCATGCAGAAGCAGCTCCACGGCCACATATCAATGTGATAaagcttttttctccccttggtCTACATACATTTACAAAGATTACTGTTCATAATAACTTGTCTGAATCTCCCCAAAAATAACAGCTGTTCTTTTATGATAACTGAACACCTTAATGACACCCCCCAGCAAAAGCAACCTAATCCAAGCCTTGCAGACAACTGCTCTCCACCAGTATGAAGctgacagagaaagaaaactttatgTGTATGCAGAGAGatagaagggtttttttctgtctttaagtttttttagattttattcaGTGATTCAGAATTACAGACTCTTTAATGGAGAACTGGTCATAGTTTTAAAACTTGGAGAAGACTTGGGTTCAGTTCTGCTGCCCTGAGATCTCTGAGCTAGCTATTGAATTCTGTTGAATTGATCTGGACTGGCTGGATTGATGGGCTGAGGACATTGCATGAGGCTCAGCAATACCAAGTGCTGGGtctgcactttggccacaaccCCAGGCAGCGCTGCAGTCTTAGGGAAGAGCGCCTGCAAAGTGGCCCAGCAgcaaaggacctgggggtgctggttgacagtggatgaacatgagccagctgtgcccagatggccaagaaggccaatggcatcctggtcTGTATCATGTacagtgtgaccagcaggaccggggcagggattgtccctaTCAGCACTGGAGAAGctgcacctcaaatcctgtgtcctGTTCTGGGCCCGTCACTACAAgaacactgaggtgctggagtgtgtccagaaaagggcaacggagctgggaaagggtctggagcacagttCAGTagtggctgagggagatggggtgtttagcctggagaagaggaggccCAGAGGGGACAGTATCcatctctacaactgcctgaaaggagaaGTTAACAGAGAACCATGGCAAGCATGGACATACCATCAGTGATGCCTCTGTAAGTGCAGTCCCACATCATTGATTTTGGTGCAGATTTATACCACTAGAGCCAATAAAGTAACAAGTAAAATGCACAGAGGCAGTGATCGTCCAGAGAAAacactgctgcagcttcttctAGCTTTTCCTCACAACAAGCCTCCTTCCTAAATTTACAGTTGAAGTTTCCAATTAAAATCTTTCGGAGTAGAATTAGTGAGTTGATTTTTGACTTGCAGTGCAGTGTTATGCAGCATGAAGTCCTGGGCATAGTCCAGCACATTCAGTGCATCTTGTTTGTGGCAAGGTGGGTTAACTTATGCCCTATTTGCACATAAATACACAATGTGACACAGTGGAGACGCTGCTACCATTTACCAAACACTGCTCATCTATCCTAAGGAAGTCATCTGGGATATCTCAAGTTGTAGAACACAGGACTGGTTGCtaacatataaataaaagtCCTTATTTGATCCTATGGGTCAGGCAAAGAGGGCTAAGCCCAGAGACTGCTGTGTGCAACAGATGCTTTCCTAAGGGAAATTAGTGAAACTGCCCAGGAAAGTCCCCTTCATGATTGCAAGACCAGGTACTAAAAGCATACACCTCTTTTTCCAGGGCTCTTCAGGTTGGCAGGtcatttctttttgtgtccaTCTCCTTGCGAGACTGTGTTTTGTAAAATCTCATTTATAAGAAAACCGTTTTAAAATGGTGAAGGCTGTCTGGCAGTTTTACCCATTACAGCTCCCAGGCAGTGCTCCTTTGCGGACCTCGGTGCTGtgatttttagaaaatactAGAAATGGCACAGAACGCATGCAACGAACAACACGTAATAAAGTAAACCCGTGGTTTTACTGGCAAATTACTCCAGCTTTTCCCATTGGCTTTTCATCTTTCACGAGTTGCACATCATTCTCCCTACTTCAGTGGTGCCTGCTTGCTCTGTTATCCAAAATAGAGGTATCCCAAAATACAGACAGTTATGAAATACCACATGCCCTAACGAACGTCCATCCTTTTGCTCCCTCCCTTAGGCAAGAATGCCGGAAGAAGTGCGGGGTGCAGTCTCAGAAGCTGGTGGTGTACTCGTTCCTTGTGCTGGCGCTGGTCTCTGTGTAGCCCCCAGCGTCTTTTGTTACCTTGAAAGCCCTTTCTGCAGCTCGGcgcggcagcagcagcttgcagGCTGCTGCCCTGAACTTCTTCGAAACGAGGTTGTAGAGGACAGGGTTGATGGATGCGCTCAGGTAGAAAAGCTGCAGGGCGAATATATTAAAGTACTGGGAGAACAGCATCGTCCTCATGTCCCGGGTGTTTATAAATATAATCCTGCCAATGTGGAAAGGCAACCAGCAAATTACAAAGGCCAGAACCACCACAGCTATAAGACAAAACAACACATGCGGCAGTTAAGGAGTGAGTTAACTTTTCAACCATCCAGTAAACTAAATTTTATGTGGCTGATTTTGCAGGTTCTTCTAACTGATACAAATGATATATAGAAATAATGGCATTAAATTGTTGGAAAACCATGAACATGGGCATAGCATCAAGTCTGACTGttattttttgaagtaaaaGGTAACTGGTAAAATTTTAAGCTGAACTATGAAATGACATTTGCTGAGAAAAATGTGAAGACAACAGACAAGGCAACATCTGTATAATAACATCAGGCACTACAGAAATTCTCCCAGCTATGTCTGTAACACCACAtatgagagaggaaaacaaaagcgAGAATGAGGAGTTTTTGTGGAagctccacagcagctccatTTGATGCAGAGTTGTTGTTTAACTCACCTGCATCACTGAATAAGACCGGGGCTGCACCTCAGTCACCCAAGCTCCCACGGAATTTGCTCTATTCTGATGGGATGGTATCTAACATACTTTGCAGTGTAGTTGGGCTATTGACTTTTTTCCACTAAAGCTTTTTCATGCATTCCCAGACCATTACTGCTGGAGACAACTATTTGCCTCTAGATGGATCTCTAGCTCGAGTCACTTCAGCTGTTCGCCTGGTCCTGTGTTGCATTTTAGCACAATGTGAACAAATACAGACCCTCTTGCAACGGCaacacagcaggagcagatgagGAACAATTACATAAGTGTATTACTGTATCCATACTTTTAATTATTCTTGTTTATAAATGCACataagtaaaacaaacaatcatTTGTAGGGCATCCCCCGTGCTTTTCAGAGCTTAAATAAAAGGGATGCAGCCAAAGAAAGTTTACACCTGAAAAACACCACGCATCTAGTGCTGCTGGATCTTTGAGATAAGGGGGCACTGGTCCCATCCAGTGGGTTCTGAGATCGTGGATATGGATGTTTCTGTGGGAAAGCCTCGTGCTTACTTCAGTGTAAGTACCTTCCTCAAATAAGTCGGCAAAATTCTCTCAAGCTTAttagtttctttcctttgtgcTATGCTATTTCCATCCAGCTGATTACACTCTCAGTAAAAGAAGTCTCCCATGTGACATGTAAAAACTACACGAAAGGTAGGCAAAGATAATAATTGGGGCATTTTGTTTTATGTTCATTAGTCAGTagttgtatttcttttttccgTCCCTTCAGATTGGTCGCTGCTTACAAACATTAAAGCCCCAGAGCAGACTAAGATCTCTAACTTTCCAGAATTTGATGCTGGGTCACTGAATGTATGACTAAGAAAATGGACTAAAAATTATCATCATCCTACATCTATAGGAATTGCTTTGAATGTATTATGGGATTTGTCTCCAAACAGCTCGTAGGGGCTAAGTTGCTGGTTTTCAGCCTCCTTGGGCACCCAGTGGATCTACTCTTTGGAGAGCTACAAGTGACCACTAAGAACTTacttttcagaagcagaaattttCTATGCAGAGGTGTTGCTGCCCACTGGAAGAGACTGCTGATGTTCCCACAGTTTTTCTGAAGTTGCAGGCTACCTCGTACTTGGTTCTGCCCGGTAAAATTCAGACAACGCGTATTTCTACGGAAGGCAGTCGTGCTGCTGGACGGGCAACGCCACGCGGGTGAAGCCTCAGCTGGGAGGGAGTGAAATCCCTGCCGTGGCAGTTCCCGGGAGCACCGGTGGGCTCGGCAGCGTGGCCGGGATGTACCCCTGCGCTATTCCCTATCCTGTACGGGAGCTGCGGGTGCTTCAGCCCTGCCGCGGCCCCCCAGCCTGCCCGGTCCTTGCCCCAGCCATAGCCCGAGGGGACGGTAGCGGGACTCACCCAAGATCCTGACTGTCTGGCGGTGCCCCTTCTCCCGGAGGAGCGAGCTGGGGCCCCGCAGGCGGGAGTTGCTCCGCCACAGCTCGCGGCCAATGAAGCCGTAGAGGACGCTGAGGCAGGTGACGGGCAGCACGAAGTAGCAGGTGGTGACCCAGAACATGGTGGCCAGCAGGCCGGACTGCAGCGCCTGCGGGGTGGGCTTGCACTCGCGGCTGAAGTCAGTGCGGTTGTCGGGCTGCTCCACGCCGACCAGGAAGAAGAAGGGGCTGGCGGAGAGCAGGGCAAAGGCCCAAAGGACGCCGATGGTGGCTTTCACCCGGCGCTTGGTGACGACCACCTTGGCCTTGAGGGGGAAGCAGATGGCGAGGTAGCGCTCCACGGTGAGGGCGGTGATGTGCAGGATGGTGCAGTAGGTGCAGCCCTCGCTGAGGTAGTGCGAGAGGCGGCACAGCAGCTGCCCGAAGATCCAGGGCCGGGAGCGCCAGAGGCGGTAGAGGTCGAAGGGCAGCCCCATGAGGATGAGCAGGTCCGAGACGGCCATGCTGCCCAGGTAGAGGTTAGTGGTGGTCTTCATGTCGCGGTAGCTGCGGATGACCAGCACCGTGAGGACGTTGCCCGCCACGCCGACCACGAAGAGCCCCAGGCAGACGGCCGTGATGGGAACGAGCACCCACATGGGCAGCGCCAGGCACAGCCGCTCGTCGCAGGGCGGCCACGGCCACGGCCACTCGGGCTCGCCCTCGCTGCCgttcccgccgccgccgccgcgccgcaTCCCGCCGGGGGACGCGCCgtgcccgggcagcgccgctccttcccccggcgcggccccgccccgccccgccccgcccgcggccccACGGCCCGCGCAGGtaccgcggccccgccccgccccgcccggcccgcacgcagggaggcaggcagggatggagggaggggagaggggggacGGCGGTGCGCGCACAGGACTGACCACCAGCAGCGAAAAAGAAGGTACTTTTATTGTCCACAGACTCTTAAAGGTACTCTGCTACATCgttttatgtattttctatCAGACTATACAGGTTCGTCTTCATGGAGCCCGACGTTGTACAACCGTAAAGTGATATGTTTGGTAGTGTATCTATAGCgttttaaaaactttagagtttctcttttccttttatttatttttggaatgTACAGTATATGAGGTAAAATTAAGATTACATTAAAAACCGTCTTCAATGCAGTAATATGCACTGAGGCTCAAATGGCAAATACACTATTAAATGACTATCAAAAATAGGAGCTCATTTGAATTTTACTATGAAAAACTTAAGTCACTGCAGGTTACCCGCAGTAACAAATCTTACCGTTTTAGACATTCAACCGTAAGAAATCTCTGGGCTGTGACACGCAACCTCATTTGCACTGCCAAACATGGCACTTTTAAGAAGGTTCTAGAAAACATCAGTTATCGCGGTATCCTGCGGGAAGGTATCAGCCTATACGTACAAATGacaaactggaaataaaatgtaaacatACAGTACATTTTAAAGACAGATCGTTCTCGCCACGTGGAGGCCAAGTTCTTcgccatttcttttttttttttcttaaaaaaaaaaaaacgaaactCAGCGACATTATTCTACAGCACAGATCATTGGACGTATAAACAATTACAATACATGCCCGTTCTAATATAAGAGAAATTCTTCAGAGATCTTCAAAGCACAAGACAGAggttcctttttttattattattaagacTGACAGAAGTGTTTAATACTATTAAAAATGCTAAACTGAACACAACTAGAAGTCATTAATGATCCACTATCTTGTAactcaaataaattaaaagtagCTAATTACAAAGTGTATAACAAATAACATAAGTGTGATGAGAcaaggatttgttttttaaagatagTTTCACTACAAGCTTTGTGTCACTGGCGATCATTGACATCTAGCAAGATGTTCAATGGGATACTTGTTAAAATTCAATCTGGTCATTCAAGAACTCACAAATGCAAGCTCACAAAACATTGATGAGTTATGCAATTGCAAAGTGCTCTAATGCAACATTAACTACATGCAATCAACGTACAGTATCCAAAGAGACATTACATTAAACATTAGGATCTcaagaaaaaagcagctttaaGTTTTCTGGTGCAAATTACTACACTTCGTCTTCTGATTTGGTGCCCcaaagaaagaaggagaggaaaaaaaggaaggaaaaaaaagagaaagaaagatagaaacgaaacaaacaacaacaaaaaggcagTGCTTAATTCTGGTGGATATGGCAAGTGAATGCTGGGGAAACAGCAAAAATTCAATAATGAATTTTATCTCAAAATTCTATTGACTAGCCAAAATCAGAGGGCACAGACATCTTTATAAACTGTATCCAATCAAAGGTCAACTttggaaatgtgtttttcaatttaaataacAAATCTAAGAAGGACTCTCACACTCCCCTTCTATATTCAGAAGAAGTAAAAGAGGCATTTTTGTACGTAAACATCAAATCCTGGGGGTAAGATAAACCACTTGTGCCATCTCCTTGTAATCTTTCGAAAACATCTACTTGCAGTGAAGAACTCCACATTTATCACATAAGAAGCTTCCTTCATGCATACTCTTCCATCCAGTTTATTATTTGCTGCCTGAGAAAAGCCCCTTCTGTTTTTCAGCATAAATCCTGCTTCCCAAATAATTAAGACAAATGAGGAGGTAGAAATACAGCGCTAAATTGCTTTCACAGCATCAGATTAATATTGTGTACAGCACAAGTTTGTTAGTGTAAGTTTTAAATGCGATCTACACATTCTTCCCTGTTACGTTAGCAACCCTTAGAAGTGTGGGTCAGGAAATCATCTTTACACTTGCATTTACTGGTCAAAGCCTTTTCGTTAAACACTGCGTGCCTGCCCCATATCGAGTTTGTACTGCATGAAGGCatataaagaaaacattatatTTCTGTGGCTTGCATTTTTATAACATGTGTCAGCCTATACCTACGAGTAAGCATTTTAAAGTGGCTGAAAAGGTTTGCATCAGTCCCAATGCCGGTGCTAAATGCCTGGTTTTGTAAAAGCAAGAGAACAGAATTACTTTTAGATAATGAGAAAGTAAAATGTAATGGGCAGCATTATAAAATAGATCTCTTTTCTTCACTTTATGACGAAGTACTGAATGATAACAGCAATCAGAATGGAAAAGATAGCAAAAAGTGCAAGGATGACAGCAGCACACACTTGGTCGCTCTGCGACCATTGTGTCCTTGTGGTTTGCACAGTGTCCTTGTTGGTGCTAGCCGGTGGTTCAGTCCTCTGAGAGATGAATAGCACTGGGGCGCTGTAGGGGCCCACCAGGTCCTGGTGACCCGTGGCCTCTTGGCACTGGCGAATGGCACATGCGCGGAATCGGTATTCACAGTTCAGCTGGAGGCCTGTGTATCGGAACGACCAGTCTGGGCCCTTGTAAATCTGGAAacgaggggggaaaaaagggatacATCAAGTAAAAAAGTATTATATACACACATGTATCTTAGTGTGGTTTGGTTTATGGGGAAGGAAACGAAAAAGGATGACAACTCACCTGCGTTTTCACCcacataaagaaaaatggagaaaaagctCAAACACACAATTTAAATACCAAAAAAAGTCTCCAGTTCTTTTGGTGAAACACAAGAATTACGCTTGCTCATGTGGAATAATGGGTACACACCAAATAGACTCTTATCACAAGCCTCAGCATTCAGGTGTTTTAGTGACCACTCACAATGGGATGCAATATACAGTATTGTATCATGGGATTTTGGGCAGTTAACTCTGTATCAAGCCAATTCATTAAGTCTAATTCAATCCAATGTACTTTGTTGTGgttatctgtatttaaaatattatgatTTATCCCAATAAACACTGTATCAGGAAAGCCACAGAGTCCTCTTTGAGATTCTTAATTTCATCATATTCCCAAGACAGAGATGACTTATGAGGGTGCTCTCCAGAGGTCTCTCAGTTGGCAGGTTAACATGAGTTCAGAATGCTTCAGCATGGAGTACATAATTCAGTGAAATCTAAATTTCGGTTTCTCAAATTAATTAAGCTTGTAACAATCTAAAGGTTCCGTGAAAGCCAACAAAACCTCACAAGGATGCAGTTATA is a window encoding:
- the MLNR gene encoding motilin receptor yields the protein MRRGGGGGNGSEGEPEWPWPWPPCDERLCLALPMWVLVPITAVCLGLFVVGVAGNVLTVLVIRSYRDMKTTTNLYLGSMAVSDLLILMGLPFDLYRLWRSRPWIFGQLLCRLSHYLSEGCTYCTILHITALTVERYLAICFPLKAKVVVTKRRVKATIGVLWAFALLSASPFFFLVGVEQPDNRTDFSRECKPTPQALQSGLLATMFWVTTCYFVLPVTCLSVLYGFIGRELWRSNSRLRGPSSLLREKGHRQTVRILAFLPERIHQPCPLQPRFEEVQGSSLQAAAAAPSCRKGFQGNKRRWGLHRDQRQHKERVHHQLLRLHPALLPAFLPKGGSKRMDVR